The nucleotide sequence aaatttaatgtatTATTAAGAGAAATTAGAAAAGCGTTAACTAGACATAAACCAAGAGATTTATATAGCGGTATTTCGCTTGCTCTTAaagttattgaaaaatttaagaaaaaagtATTGCCCGCTCGTGTGATTCCAGTACCGAAAAGTGGTGGTTTTCTTCCCTTTATTCCCATTTTTGCAGGTCTCTCAGCGTTAGGAGCCGTTACAGGAGGCGTTGCAGGAGTGGCAAAAGTCATAAATGAGGCACGTGCAGCTAAACAACAATTAGAAGAATCACAAAGACACAACAGAACCATGGAAGCCGTAGCAATGGGAAAAGGACTCTATCTTAAACCTCATAAAAATGGAATGGGtctttttttaggaaaaactgtaatATAAACATGCCTAAACGTCCTTTAactaatattgatataaaatattttgctACTAGTGCTGAAATTCCATACTTTCGTGGTGTATATATGAAAAGTCAGTTACCAAAGAAAATACGAAATAATGAATGTGCTGTTATAAACTTAGATGATGATACAGGTTCTGGAACTCACTGGACAGCAtacaaaaaatttggaaaaacagtTATTTATTTTGATAGTTTTGGCAACCTTCGTCCTCCTCTGGAAGTAAGAGATTACTTTTTATCAAATGGACCTTGTAAAGTACTATATAATCATGATAGATATCAATCATATAATAGTTATAATTGTGGTCAGTTATGTTTATCATTTCTAtgtcaataaaaataataattttaccaGTGTGTTTTCATTTGAACGAAAGTCGTCACGATGTCATATACTTTCACTGTTTCAGGGAGAAGTTCTATCCTTTCAGTTAAAATCAATCCTCCTATAACGTTAAGTGATCAAAATGAATATGTGTTAGGTCTTATTGATTTCGTAAGTTATAATTCTATTCCGAATGTTGATGAAAGTAATAACAcattttattttggtaaatctcAAAAAATTACGATTCCAAATGGAGCATACGAGGTTGaagatattgaaaaatatttaaaagaacaCATTGAATGGCTTGAAAGGAATAATCCTGCAACTGATAAAACAATCTTCACGTTAGTTGCAAATAGAAATACGTTAAGAAGTGAATTAAAATGTAACAGGACCGTGGATTTCAAAAAACCCAATAACATTGGCTCTCTTCTCGGTTTTAAACCACTCTTACATACAAAACCAGACAAACATATTTCAGAGTATCCTGTAAATATTACAAGAGTAAATTCTATAGGGGTTGAGTGCAATTTAGTTACAAATACTTATAATAATGAAAAGAGTACTCATATGATCCATATGTTTTTTCATAAAGTTCCACCTGGACACCGCATTGTGGAAATTCCTGCTAACGTCATTTATTTACCAATAAATACAAGTCATATTGAAGAAATTAACCTTAAAATAGTCGACCAAGATGgaaatataatcaattttaatGGTGAGGTGGTAACGATAAGACTACatttaaaaaagatttaaaaacatGGTTGTATTATATAATGTACATCCTATTGAGTGGAACAatataaaagaaagaaaaatattgagTCCTATTAGTCTAAAGACAACGTACAAACCATTAAcacagaaaaatattttattcttaatatccttaggattaaaagttaaaaattacGAAACAGAAGCAGAATAagaaaacgaagaagaagaaggagaagaagcaAAGATTTTTGTGTCGCTGTAAATTACTTACTATTATCAAAGAATATTTTATAAAGTGTTTTTGTAGGTGTACAGTTACATACAAAAAAAATGAACGGTAGTATACTTAATGTCAATAAAACTGTACCTGTAGATGAATCTATAATTAACTCTGAATATCATACACACCTTCCATATTCAGCTACATCTTTAGACAATAATGATGAGATTAGAATACCAATTCAATCAcaaaatatttatacatatccCAGCGAGAGTTATATAATTTTGGAGGGAAATTTGATATCACAAGAAAAAGGCCATTACAGTACGAAACTCAGTTTTATCAATAATGGATTTCTTCATTTATTTGAAGAATGTAGATATGAACTTGGAGGAACAATAATTGCGCGTTCTAGATTTCCTGGAATCACATCAACATTAAAAGGATATGCATCATTTACTCCCAATGATTGTATTAAAAATGCCAATTCTGGTTGGTCCATAACGGAGCATCCTAAAATTGTTGAACCGACAACGGGTTATTTTAACGTTTGCATTCCACTGAAACAAATTTTAGGCTTTGGagatgattttaaaaaaattattattaatttacagCAGGAACTCGTATTGGTTCGCAGTCATACTGATTTTAACGCAACTATAACGACAGATGGTGCTACTGATACTCCAAAAGTTAAAATTACAAAGATTATGTGGAAAGTACCTCATATATCTGTTTCTGATGAACAAAAATTGGTATTATTACAACACTTGGAAATGCGAAATAATTTGGAAATTTCATTCAGAAATTGGTCTTTACAAAAGTTACCAGTTCTACCAAAAACAAAATCTTACGATTGGACCATCATGACAGTTAAACAAAGCGAAGTGCCTCGATACATGATTGTAGGTTTTCAGACAGATAGAGAAAATAGTAAAACACGAGATAATAGCGATTTTGATCATTGTAATTTGACTAATTTAAAAGTGTATTTGAATTCTGAGGTTTATCCATATGataatttaaatattgattttaaaaagAAACACTATGCCATTGCTTATGAAATGTATGCAAGGTTTCAAGAATCATATTATTTTCAAGGTAAAAGCGAACCTTGCTTATCCTTAACCAATTTCATACAAAAAGCACCGATATTCATCATAGATTGTAGTCACCAAAACGAAGCAGTAAAAGGTGGTGCTATAGATGTGCGATTAGAACTAGAATCATCAGAAAACTTTCCAGACAACACTTCAGTATACTCCAAATTTAGTAAAAGTGCAATAATGTTTATTATAGATATCCAAGGTTTCCAATATAAAGACAGCGAGTTCTTTATTAaagaaatatgtatatttaaTATATATACACGTGTGTGGCATCATACATTTGTCAATTATCCTGTGAGTTTGGATTGTTTTGCAGAAAAACATAAACACCATCTTCAGTGGATAACCGACAATATACATGGAATAAATTGGAATAGTTCACATCCCAATAATATTTCAATGGAAACTATTAGTGagtacattaaaaatattattggaACCAATACAATTGTAGTCAAAGGAAGTCCGAAAAAGAAGACACTCCAAAAGTTTTTGTGTAATAAAATTATAGATATAGAAGCTACAATGAACTGTCCAAAATTATGTgtattaaaacaaaattcatgcaaTATGTTAATCCATTGCAATGTACATACTATCAATACCTTAAGTTGTTCTCTAGAAATTGTAAATGTAATACATGATTGGTTAATgaataaatttattactaatattgAAAATGTTActtgtgacaaataaaactcatattgtcaaaatttttttttattttttttcctcaTGTACAAAGCATAACGCAAACaaatatatatatgtataatatagctgcaattatcattattattattcaCAAATTGTTTCATCAGAATCATAATCGGACTCCTCTGGTTCAACTGGTAAGTTGAAGTTTCGAAAAAATGCATCTGTTACAATACTTGGGAGTACACGATGTGAGTGGTGATTAATAATCCTACTTAAATCGTTAGGGCTTAACGTTCGTGGATTTTTACAGACTGCCAGTAGTGTTATAAAAATATGTCTTATCATAGGTGCCTTTATAATCTCAACtgctattttctgaattttagcTCGTTCTTCAGTTTCTGATGCATTTACCATTCTGCACTTGTTGGAAGTGTTTCCTCACAATATAATGAAGTTAAGTGAATTCTTAAGGAAAGTTtgcagaaacaaaaaaaaattttacaatctCCACACAGTACTGTAcctctaaaacaaaaaaaaaccaaaaaataaattgcagttatatatatatatatatatatatatatatatatatatatatatatatatatatatatatatattaatacaAAATTACTCCGTAGGAGGTATCAATGTGGTGGTGTAGTCATCGTCATCGTCGTCGCCGTAGTCATTTCTGGTCTCACTTATTGTCGCTCTTCTGGTATGATCttctttatcatcatcatcatctatAATGTGTTCATCAAATGACCACACTTGTGAATTTTGATCAAGATCAATGGACTCAACATGCTGTGTTACTCTCCtcttcaattttttctttaaagGTTCCTTCTGAATTGATTTAATAGAAGGAGTAGTAGTAGGAGGAGGAGGAAGAGCTTCTGTCTCCTCCTCTAAGTCAAAGTAGTATCTCTTCATTGCTTTTTCAAACAATCCTATCTCATTAGAATCATTTATTTGCATACGGATATATTTTACTGGTAAGTTACCAAATTTTCTCGACAGCGTTGTGGACTTTGGGGTATATACTAAGTCTATTAAGATTCTATCATTCCGGAGAGATATGCTTCTTAAACCATATCTGAAATGGAATGCAAAAActgattgttaaaaaaaaacataccTGAATAGCTGCCTTATGACTACTAGAGCCATTTTCGTGGGGAAATTTAATCTATCTTCTATGGATACCAAAATTGTACATGGTACACCAGACATTTTATATATAGAAAAGaacaacaataaacaataaataaaacagTGACAATAAATGAGACCACGATGAATACACCAACAATGACAAAATGTTACTCACTTAGTACTTATTTCAACCTGTTATTGGTATAATATCATATCCGTTTGCAGGcacctgtatatatatatatatatatatatatatatatatatatatatatatatatcaaaattttatctattacctactaaaatactacataaaacatttttaatgaGATGCACTTATTGGAAAACAAAGCAattatattacatatttttttctaataagtGCATTGCAAGAAAATGTTTTAatgaataattaaaataattggtGTTTGTGACATTGTTGTTATCTAATGGTCATTAATTACaaattgtttttttgtttaagCATATCTATGCAATTCcacttattttaaaataattaggaTCCAATTATTGTGAAATACCTTATTTTATTACTTTGTTGCTATCTATCTAATTGACAAGAAAAATGTTTTAATGAATAATTTTGCATATATATAATTAGAAtccaattattgtaaaaataccttatttattactttgttgctATCTATCTAATTGTGAAGAAAAATGTTTTAATGAATAATTAAAATAATGGTTATTTGCAACATTGTTGTTATCTAATGACCATGCATACCTACTTACAAATAATTACTATGCACAAACATGATCAAACAATCATTTACGTACTGCTTGTGGTTCATTTAGAATCGGTAGCTTCAGTGTAGCAGAAGTGCCAATGAGTtgttagtatttttgaaaataatataaaacataCCATGTCTTCACAAACTTTGGATATGTTTGTTTTGGATATGGTGAAGAAAGTGGAAAAAGTTGTAATGCTGTTACGAACAATTGAGGAGTTCAACAAGTGGATCAGATTTATCAAAATAAGTATAAATTTAGTTAAGAAAGCAATTCAAAATAAGTCTCACCATATTAAACATCGTA is from Diabrotica virgifera virgifera chromosome 9, PGI_DIABVI_V3a and encodes:
- the LOC126892677 gene encoding uncharacterized protein LOC126892677; the protein is MSGVPCTILVSIEDRLNFPTKMALVVIRQLFRYGLRSISLRNDRILIDLVYTPKSTTLSRKFGNLPVKYIRMQINDSNEIGLFEKAMKRYYFDLEEETEALPPPPTTTPSIKSIQKEPLKKKLKRRVTQHVESIDLDQNSQVWSFDEHIIDDDDDKEDHTRRATISETRNDYGDDDDDDYTTTLIPPTE